The following are encoded in a window of Natranaeroarchaeum aerophilus genomic DNA:
- a CDS encoding BGTF surface domain-containing protein: MTGNNSYRDKGRAVFLAALMILSVFAGAAVFPGSVAADNDDHDVSFDLNADATALDGADIWQGQTVHVEGLRSGGDGPVQLREGLKGDSERIDTLRATGGEVTFETDDLSGYYYLQEGSSGTQYGEFFVEEQEIDFEFSSGTVANAEDDTTVELEIEEDNRADDYGQDDLEVLVTGELDGEALDDDTLSEIFDDADTEDDDSAIITFNDGTESVTSDFDGQDLGDYEFTLEVTDTTATDTAEIEVTEPVDADVRFTAGDFTSELGDDAEFSFVAEDYDHDEIYVSVGDLDEVNFQHILQIDISDVDEDDEEITVAYNTASDTNAGWEVVGDSDATVTVDNDLDSAITGDDLPLAATDYELSIADGFTVEMDEGDIESVDTDTEFDTSFLTLTDRTPIGDELATWTAPSDDDAGDLADAADDDELFDVLTQTDSIAENDNIVVSMDATGVSSFISAEDGFAAGADITVDLEDQDDRPNVADEEFTVDENDITVLVVDDEQVIFHIDEGLENTAEDIEAGSTYDVTFTIGEGNVFIADEDDEEVAEGDFDLEERDIDWDDSVAEVPNVADADVTGTTNVAPGTEINTRARAPGVFVDRTTVEVAEGGTFTATYDFSGEESGTEFTLRATDANYGDNQVEQDSVLVDADADDDEEDELSVAFDQATYTVDQGDSVDVGIEVDAGAEDLDEETVTLLLNGDELDSTTVTVDAGDSDHDSVVFTIETNEDDYPVDDHDLDVELLDASDSATLTVEGDVDENGEADENGETDENGETDENGETDENGDDDEEPTDDDDQPGFGLMVAVLSLLGAALLARRNN, from the coding sequence ATGACAGGAAATAATTCATATCGCGACAAGGGACGTGCAGTGTTCCTCGCCGCGCTTATGATTCTGTCCGTCTTCGCAGGTGCCGCGGTATTCCCCGGCTCCGTTGCGGCGGACAATGATGATCACGACGTATCGTTTGATTTGAATGCCGATGCTACTGCGTTGGATGGTGCTGACATCTGGCAAGGCCAGACTGTCCACGTTGAGGGTCTTCGTAGCGGTGGAGATGGACCAGTCCAGCTCCGTGAAGGCCTGAAGGGTGACTCCGAGCGAATTGACACGCTCCGTGCCACCGGTGGCGAAGTAACCTTCGAGACCGACGACCTCTCGGGTTACTACTACCTGCAAGAGGGCTCCAGCGGAACCCAGTACGGTGAATTCTTCGTTGAGGAGCAAGAGATCGACTTCGAGTTCAGCTCGGGTACTGTCGCCAACGCTGAGGACGACACCACAGTCGAACTCGAAATTGAAGAGGACAACCGTGCAGATGACTACGGCCAGGACGACCTCGAAGTGCTCGTCACAGGCGAGCTGGACGGTGAGGCTCTCGATGATGACACGCTGAGCGAGATCTTCGACGATGCGGACACCGAAGATGACGACAGCGCGATCATCACCTTCAACGACGGAACCGAGAGTGTCACGTCTGACTTCGACGGTCAGGACCTCGGTGACTACGAGTTCACGCTCGAAGTGACTGACACGACCGCAACCGACACGGCTGAGATCGAAGTGACCGAGCCTGTGGACGCTGACGTCCGCTTCACCGCGGGCGACTTCACGTCCGAGCTCGGTGACGACGCTGAGTTCAGCTTCGTTGCAGAGGACTACGATCACGACGAGATCTACGTGAGCGTTGGTGACCTCGACGAAGTCAACTTCCAGCACATCCTCCAAATCGACATTTCGGATGTCGACGAGGATGACGAAGAGATCACTGTCGCGTACAACACCGCCAGTGACACTAACGCCGGCTGGGAAGTCGTCGGTGACAGTGACGCTACTGTCACAGTCGACAACGATCTCGATAGCGCCATCACTGGTGACGATCTCCCGCTGGCAGCAACCGACTACGAGCTGAGCATCGCTGACGGTTTCACTGTCGAGATGGATGAAGGCGACATCGAGAGTGTCGATACCGACACCGAGTTCGATACGTCGTTCCTCACCCTGACCGACCGAACGCCGATTGGTGACGAACTGGCGACGTGGACCGCACCGTCCGATGACGATGCGGGCGACCTCGCCGACGCTGCTGACGATGACGAACTGTTCGACGTGCTGACCCAGACTGACTCCATCGCCGAGAACGACAACATCGTCGTCAGCATGGACGCGACGGGTGTCAGCTCCTTCATCAGTGCGGAGGACGGCTTCGCTGCCGGTGCAGACATCACGGTTGACCTCGAAGATCAGGACGACCGACCGAACGTTGCCGATGAAGAGTTCACCGTTGATGAAAACGATATCACTGTGCTAGTGGTCGATGACGAGCAGGTCATCTTCCACATCGACGAAGGCCTCGAGAACACGGCTGAAGATATCGAGGCTGGCAGTACCTACGATGTCACCTTCACGATCGGTGAGGGCAACGTGTTCATCGCCGACGAGGATGACGAAGAAGTCGCTGAAGGCGACTTCGACCTTGAAGAGCGCGACATCGACTGGGACGACAGCGTTGCAGAGGTCCCCAACGTTGCTGACGCAGACGTGACGGGTACGACGAACGTCGCACCCGGTACGGAGATCAACACCCGAGCACGCGCGCCCGGTGTGTTCGTCGACCGTACCACCGTTGAGGTCGCAGAGGGCGGTACGTTCACCGCCACCTACGACTTCAGTGGTGAAGAGTCCGGTACGGAGTTCACGCTCCGTGCAACTGACGCAAACTATGGCGACAACCAGGTTGAGCAGGACTCCGTCCTCGTCGACGCTGACGCTGACGACGACGAAGAGGACGAACTCTCCGTTGCGTTCGACCAGGCAACCTACACGGTTGATCAGGGCGACTCCGTCGACGTCGGCATCGAAGTCGACGCCGGTGCAGAGGACCTTGACGAGGAGACCGTTACCCTCCTCCTGAACGGTGACGAGCTCGACAGCACGACCGTCACGGTCGACGCTGGTGACTCCGACCACGACAGCGTGGTCTTCACCATCGAAACCAACGAGGACGACTACCCCGTTGACGACCACGATCTCGACGTCGAGCTGCTCGACGCCTCCGACTCCGCGACCCTGACGGTTGAGGGTGACGTGGACGAGAACGGTGAGGCTGACGAGAACGGCGAGACTGACGAGAACGGTGAAACTGACGAGAACGGTGAAACCGACGAGAACGGCGACGATGACGAGGAACCCACGGATGACGACGATCAGCCCGGCTTCGGCCTGATGGTCGCTGTCCTCTCGCTGCTCGGTGCAGCACTCCTCGCACGCCGTAACAACTAA
- a CDS encoding type II toxin-antitoxin system RelE family toxin — protein MSSVEYTEQAIEQLEALDPHVADRVMNKIDEATEWTEHRLERLSGYPYYKLRAGDYRAIITWDRDDDVLIVEAVGHRRNVYDRHLPP, from the coding sequence ATGAGTAGTGTCGAATACACCGAACAGGCGATCGAACAGCTCGAAGCGCTCGATCCGCACGTCGCCGATCGCGTGATGAACAAGATCGACGAGGCGACTGAATGGACGGAACATCGGCTTGAGCGCCTCTCCGGCTACCCGTACTACAAACTTCGCGCTGGCGACTATCGGGCGATCATCACGTGGGATCGTGACGACGACGTTCTGATTGTCGAAGCGGTCGGCCACCGACGAAACGTGTACGATCGGCATCTCCCGCCCTGA
- a CDS encoding ribbon-helix-helix domain-containing protein, translated as MSTDTNDAGEGNGTSKIDVRVPDQLLEAIDKEYERRGYTSRSEAIRDALRDWIDPPERLSEEVLDALEDSREQRERGETHSADDVRERLGLDE; from the coding sequence ATGAGTACTGACACTAACGACGCCGGGGAGGGCAACGGTACGTCCAAGATCGACGTACGTGTTCCCGATCAGCTTCTCGAAGCGATCGACAAGGAGTACGAGCGTCGTGGCTATACCTCACGGTCGGAGGCGATCCGCGATGCGCTCCGGGACTGGATCGACCCGCCGGAGCGGCTCTCCGAGGAGGTGCTCGACGCGCTCGAAGACAGCCGCGAGCAGCGAGAGCGTGGAGAAACGCACTCGGCCGACGACGTCCGTGAGCGCCTCGGCCTCGATGAGTAG
- a CDS encoding helix-turn-helix domain-containing protein, whose protein sequence is MSGNTERDERGQFESELEPEDIMSYFAEGRPFHTAQEVADRFDIDRSTAYRRLSRLDNDGHLEKVSLGSRTVVWWYTADTATAPDEVESDDPLFAAPTFTVDDPVDEDEIDDVLYGEIEG, encoded by the coding sequence ATGTCCGGGAACACCGAACGCGACGAACGTGGACAGTTCGAGTCCGAACTGGAACCCGAGGACATCATGAGCTACTTCGCCGAGGGGCGTCCATTTCACACCGCCCAGGAGGTGGCTGACCGGTTCGATATCGACCGGTCAACTGCGTACCGACGGCTGAGTCGGCTGGACAACGACGGGCATCTGGAGAAGGTTTCACTCGGCAGTCGGACGGTTGTCTGGTGGTACACGGCAGACACGGCCACAGCGCCCGATGAGGTCGAGTCCGATGACCCGCTCTTCGCTGCTCCGACGTTCACGGTTGACGACCCCGTTGATGAAGACGAGATCGACGATGTTCTCTACGGCGAGATCGAGGGATGA
- a CDS encoding type II toxin-antitoxin system VapC family toxin: MSGPGTTPLFVDTGAFFAHVVQNSPRHDRARAVMDAIRAGELRFRPIYTTGYVLSELTTLLLRKKSHEKAMDTLQRVRESPVVTVLHPDATQFDAVCSEFGRFDDQQISFVDHTTGVLAGDVDAEHIFAFDSDFRTLGFSLVPDDIDLPEQ; encoded by the coding sequence ATGAGTGGGCCAGGAACCACGCCGCTGTTCGTCGATACTGGCGCGTTTTTCGCACACGTCGTGCAAAACTCTCCTCGGCACGACCGCGCTCGTGCGGTGATGGACGCGATTCGGGCCGGAGAGCTCCGATTTCGGCCGATATATACGACAGGATATGTCCTCAGCGAACTGACGACGCTACTCTTGCGGAAGAAGAGCCATGAGAAGGCCATGGATACGTTACAGCGCGTCCGGGAGTCACCAGTGGTGACTGTTCTTCATCCCGACGCGACTCAATTCGACGCGGTCTGTAGCGAATTTGGCCGCTTTGATGACCAGCAAATCTCGTTCGTGGACCATACGACTGGGGTGCTTGCAGGCGACGTTGACGCAGAACACATCTTCGCGTTTGACAGCGATTTTCGGACGCTTGGGTTTTCACTCGTCCCGGATGACATCGATCTCCCGGAACAGTGA
- a CDS encoding efflux RND transporter permease subunit, with translation MSDAATDGPEEDNRLTRWVNTAITARPWTVVFVFLVITAGFLGAIALSDGEEEAGADQFTEGSDAQEAFDEIQEEFRDEGRDTGGTTAQLFVEDDRNVLSKQSLLRMLTFQDRIETEDRLRVESSTSPASLVAEQIDPEATTAEEQYRTIERTPQRQLEQAIADADETAGLPVSTDFKPESGSASVAQVAITYDTPPNAETSDTADLQFQTQEIANDIDGYETGENVVVFGDAIIEEETLQLLGDTAIVVFPAAVVLIIFFLAVAYRDPIDLMLGLVSLVLTFIWTFGFMTLADIPFSDQLITVFALLLAVGIDFGIHIINRYREERELGKQITESMRITTQQLLIALLIVTLTTVFSLMANLISDVTRDFGIVGTAGIIFTFLIFGIFLPAGKVGFDTLREGTRFPEFGTSPLGNEDSALGRVLTVGVSISKVAPVIFLVAVLALGVGATAYGTGVDTEFDEEAFFPDEDRIEQYESLPGPLQPGEYTFIQVLTYLEEDFEQGFEGSVTIYIDDSELRSDRGLTEIDRALDDPDEAFEADGRQADAESILGVIESHEAADPEFARTVERYDSSGDGIPDRDVDVVYDELFDSPAGDRAQDRLTTDRTGAIVDVQVDVDAEQDEAVAAARALAEDMRLDATATGQLVIFESIIDETTEASVNSLLVAFVLTMVFLVLSYWWLEGRAVYGVLNLVPVLLAVALLAGSMRLFDIPLSPINAPILSVSIGLGVDYTVHFMHRFVDEFEGGKSVQDALGTTVRGTGGALTGSMLTTVSGLGILYVALIPLIMEFGLLLALGVFYAWLSSVLVLPSAIVVWDRISSSEIVPASLARA, from the coding sequence ATGAGTGACGCAGCCACTGACGGACCCGAGGAGGACAATCGTCTCACACGGTGGGTGAATACGGCGATCACCGCCCGGCCGTGGACAGTCGTCTTCGTGTTCCTCGTGATTACCGCCGGCTTCCTGGGAGCGATCGCCCTCAGTGATGGCGAAGAAGAGGCCGGTGCCGATCAGTTCACCGAGGGGTCCGACGCACAGGAGGCCTTCGACGAGATCCAGGAGGAGTTCCGGGACGAGGGACGGGACACCGGGGGGACAACCGCACAGCTGTTCGTGGAAGATGATCGGAACGTCCTGTCGAAACAATCGCTGTTGCGGATGTTGACGTTCCAGGATCGTATCGAGACGGAAGACCGGTTGCGCGTCGAGTCCTCGACGAGTCCGGCCTCGCTTGTCGCAGAACAGATCGATCCCGAGGCGACGACAGCCGAAGAGCAGTATCGGACGATCGAGCGCACGCCACAGCGCCAGCTCGAGCAGGCGATCGCGGACGCCGACGAGACCGCTGGACTGCCCGTTAGCACGGACTTCAAACCGGAGTCGGGATCGGCGTCAGTGGCGCAGGTGGCGATCACGTACGATACGCCGCCGAACGCGGAGACGAGTGATACGGCCGACCTTCAGTTCCAGACCCAGGAGATCGCAAACGATATTGACGGCTACGAGACTGGCGAGAACGTCGTCGTCTTCGGCGATGCGATCATCGAAGAGGAGACGCTCCAGCTGCTCGGTGACACGGCGATCGTCGTCTTCCCCGCCGCGGTCGTCCTGATCATCTTCTTCCTGGCGGTTGCGTACCGGGATCCGATCGATCTCATGCTGGGGCTCGTCTCCCTCGTTCTGACGTTTATCTGGACGTTCGGCTTCATGACGCTCGCCGACATCCCCTTTTCGGATCAACTGATCACCGTCTTCGCGCTGTTGCTCGCCGTCGGGATCGACTTTGGCATCCACATCATCAATCGCTATCGGGAGGAACGGGAGCTTGGTAAACAGATCACGGAGTCGATGCGGATTACCACCCAGCAGCTTCTCATTGCGCTCCTGATCGTCACGCTGACGACCGTGTTCAGCCTGATGGCGAACCTCATCAGCGATGTCACCCGGGACTTCGGGATCGTCGGTACTGCCGGGATCATCTTCACGTTTCTCATCTTCGGGATCTTCCTCCCCGCCGGGAAGGTGGGCTTTGACACGCTTCGCGAGGGAACGCGATTCCCCGAGTTCGGAACGAGCCCGCTCGGAAACGAAGACTCCGCGCTGGGGCGAGTGCTCACCGTCGGTGTGTCGATCTCGAAAGTCGCGCCGGTGATCTTTCTCGTCGCAGTGCTGGCACTCGGTGTCGGGGCAACGGCGTACGGGACCGGCGTCGATACCGAGTTCGACGAGGAGGCCTTCTTCCCCGACGAGGATCGGATCGAGCAGTACGAGTCGCTGCCCGGACCGCTCCAGCCGGGCGAGTACACGTTCATACAGGTGCTCACCTATCTCGAAGAGGACTTCGAGCAGGGGTTCGAGGGGTCGGTGACGATCTATATTGACGACAGTGAGTTGCGGTCGGATCGCGGCCTCACGGAGATCGATCGCGCGCTCGATGACCCCGACGAGGCCTTCGAGGCGGATGGGCGGCAGGCTGACGCCGAGTCGATCCTCGGCGTGATCGAGTCCCACGAAGCGGCGGATCCCGAGTTCGCCCGAACCGTCGAACGGTACGACTCCTCCGGTGACGGGATCCCGGACCGGGATGTCGACGTGGTGTACGATGAGCTGTTCGACTCGCCCGCGGGCGACCGTGCGCAGGATCGACTGACGACCGACCGCACCGGCGCGATCGTCGACGTGCAGGTCGACGTCGATGCCGAACAGGACGAGGCGGTGGCTGCGGCCCGCGCACTCGCGGAAGATATGCGTCTCGATGCGACGGCGACCGGCCAGCTCGTCATCTTCGAGTCGATCATCGACGAAACGACAGAGGCGTCGGTGAACAGCCTGCTCGTCGCGTTCGTCCTCACGATGGTCTTTCTGGTGCTCTCGTACTGGTGGCTCGAAGGCCGCGCCGTCTACGGCGTGCTCAATCTCGTTCCGGTGTTGCTTGCCGTGGCGTTGCTGGCCGGATCGATGCGGCTGTTCGATATCCCACTCTCCCCGATCAACGCGCCGATCCTCTCGGTGTCGATCGGGCTCGGCGTCGATTACACCGTCCACTTCATGCACCGCTTTGTCGACGAGTTCGAGGGCGGGAAAAGCGTGCAGGACGCCCTCGGGACGACGGTTCGCGGGACCGGTGGCGCGCTCACCGGGAGCATGCTGACGACGGTGAGTGGGCTCGGCATCCTCTACGTGGCGTTGATCCCGCTGATCATGGAGTTTGGCCTGTTGCTCGCACTGGGTGTCTTCTACGCGTGGCTGAGCTCGGTGCTCGTGTTGCCCTCCGCGATCGTCGTCTGGGATCGCATCTCGTCCAGCGAGATCGTCCCGGCATCGCTTGCACGGGCGTGA
- a CDS encoding COG1361 S-layer family protein, with protein sequence MTEGQRLVVVVAALVLILAAALTVPVVLAQEDEFGSSSGELTRGEPDLDAFLPEPELNAGTEESIEIQLQNQGELDTGTQSERVTTARGLSVEVVDEGPFDVKSGQSSVGSLPEGQSISATQRIEAPEDLDPGEYEITVEADYAYTWQVSDNTGSRWDRTDSDRFTLTIVVPDEPRFAISAVDTDVQPGGDGPATLTVENVGAQAANATQATISGGGGVVVDGGTAEELLGDLDANDSASVTVDVEIPQTTSEGAKPIQLDLSYRDDAGIERQAGTETASLAPAAEQRFAIDNLEDTLSVGYDGEVTGEITNEGPRSVDDAVLIAEPQSESLFIEDTRYALPELDAGETTSFRYPTDVSGQADEGPRQLQFTVEYGSGDRSTAQDGPISQRVVVDPRTDEFSLDGVETTVRQGETADLIVEITNQRPETLSNIDAALYTDSPLASEDDEAFVPSLAPDESAEIRFDVAAADDATVQTYPVELDFQYDTERGDTEISDTYQLPVDVEEGVDDDDGGLLSLLFPLGGVVAAIGIAGLWWRRRATSE encoded by the coding sequence GTGACAGAGGGTCAGCGACTCGTCGTCGTGGTCGCCGCGCTGGTTCTCATTCTGGCCGCTGCCCTTACCGTGCCGGTCGTCCTCGCTCAGGAGGACGAGTTCGGTTCGTCGTCCGGCGAGCTGACGCGGGGCGAGCCCGACCTCGACGCCTTCCTGCCCGAGCCGGAGCTCAACGCTGGCACCGAGGAATCCATCGAGATACAGCTACAGAATCAGGGCGAACTTGATACTGGCACCCAGAGCGAGCGCGTGACAACCGCTCGTGGCCTCTCCGTCGAGGTCGTTGATGAGGGGCCGTTTGACGTGAAGTCGGGCCAGTCCTCAGTGGGTTCGTTACCCGAGGGCCAGAGCATCAGCGCGACACAGCGCATCGAAGCGCCCGAGGATCTCGACCCGGGTGAGTACGAGATCACTGTCGAAGCCGACTATGCCTACACGTGGCAGGTGTCGGACAACACCGGATCGCGCTGGGACAGGACCGACAGTGATCGGTTCACTCTCACGATCGTCGTTCCCGACGAGCCACGGTTTGCTATCTCTGCTGTTGACACGGATGTCCAGCCTGGTGGGGATGGCCCAGCAACACTCACTGTCGAAAACGTCGGTGCCCAGGCCGCAAACGCGACGCAGGCAACGATCAGCGGTGGCGGCGGCGTCGTCGTTGACGGCGGCACCGCCGAGGAACTCCTCGGCGATCTCGACGCGAACGATTCGGCATCGGTGACGGTTGACGTGGAGATCCCGCAGACGACGAGTGAGGGTGCAAAGCCCATCCAGCTCGACCTCAGCTATCGAGATGACGCCGGGATCGAACGACAGGCCGGGACCGAAACGGCCAGTCTCGCTCCGGCAGCCGAACAGCGGTTCGCTATCGATAACCTGGAGGATACGCTGTCGGTCGGCTACGACGGCGAGGTTACCGGCGAGATTACGAACGAGGGGCCACGGAGCGTTGACGACGCAGTACTGATCGCCGAGCCCCAGAGCGAGTCGCTGTTCATCGAGGATACGCGGTACGCACTGCCAGAACTGGACGCCGGAGAGACGACGTCGTTCAGATATCCGACCGATGTGAGCGGGCAGGCCGATGAAGGACCGCGCCAATTGCAGTTCACAGTCGAATACGGCTCCGGGGACCGATCGACCGCACAGGATGGCCCGATCTCCCAGCGTGTCGTGGTCGATCCCCGAACCGACGAGTTCTCGCTGGATGGCGTCGAGACGACAGTGCGACAGGGTGAAACTGCCGACCTGATCGTCGAGATCACGAACCAGCGCCCCGAGACGCTCTCGAACATCGATGCTGCCCTGTACACGGATAGTCCACTGGCAAGTGAGGACGACGAGGCGTTCGTCCCCTCGCTTGCTCCGGATGAATCCGCCGAGATCCGATTCGATGTGGCCGCGGCGGACGACGCCACGGTCCAGACGTATCCGGTCGAACTCGATTTCCAGTACGATACCGAGCGCGGTGATACTGAAATCTCCGACACGTATCAGTTGCCTGTCGATGTCGAAGAGGGGGTAGACGATGACGACGGTGGGCTGCTCAGTCTGCTGTTCCCGCTCGGCGGTGTCGTTGCTGCCATCGGCATCGCTGGACTGTGGTGGCGACGGCGAGCAACCAGCGAATGA
- a CDS encoding TetR/AcrR family transcriptional regulator, translated as MSEDPFADTETTQEEILAATYRALCTEGYADITIKSIGEQFEKSPSLIYRHYEGKDDLVRSCLEYLLEGFESQHTSGEFEKPREELDEFVTSMTATDLDDEERQFMATLVALRARGVTDEEYRQLFTRSDAILKSHLVSIIESGIDTGEFQQCTPESVAETLLAILSGVSTRQATSMSDEWVTGVRSEVNEYLKLRVYAE; from the coding sequence ATGTCTGAAGACCCGTTTGCGGACACGGAAACGACCCAGGAAGAGATCCTTGCGGCAACCTACAGAGCACTGTGTACCGAGGGCTATGCCGATATCACCATCAAATCGATCGGTGAGCAGTTCGAGAAGAGTCCATCACTCATCTACCGCCACTACGAGGGAAAAGACGACCTCGTGCGTAGCTGTCTGGAGTATCTACTGGAGGGCTTCGAGAGTCAACATACCAGTGGAGAATTCGAAAAGCCCAGAGAGGAACTCGATGAGTTCGTCACGTCCATGACTGCAACCGACCTTGACGACGAAGAGCGCCAGTTCATGGCGACACTCGTCGCCCTCCGGGCACGGGGTGTTACCGACGAGGAGTACCGACAGCTGTTCACACGTAGTGATGCGATCCTGAAATCGCATCTCGTGTCGATTATCGAGTCGGGAATCGACACGGGCGAGTTCCAGCAGTGCACTCCCGAAAGCGTCGCCGAAACACTCCTTGCTATTCTCTCGGGGGTCTCGACCAGACAGGCCACATCTATGTCCGATGAGTGGGTCACCGGTGTCCGCTCGGAGGTCAACGAGTACCTGAAACTGCGTGTCTACGCCGAGTGA
- the hepT gene encoding type VII toxin-antitoxin system HepT family RNase toxin codes for MSLSESDIERIVTAVETMEASLAVLADKQALSAADYRSDPETRDVVERRFVKLTEAALDIAKTLAVDERDERPKSNPAAMIVLGDADIIDETTTQKMAEAARFRNVLAHTYGGAINHEEVYEALGDLERYRDFLIAVRTHLSERGVLE; via the coding sequence ATGAGCCTCTCGGAGAGCGATATTGAGCGGATCGTCACTGCCGTCGAAACGATGGAAGCGAGTCTTGCAGTACTGGCGGACAAACAGGCACTTTCCGCTGCCGATTACCGGAGCGATCCGGAAACCCGTGACGTCGTTGAACGGCGGTTTGTCAAGTTGACTGAAGCCGCACTCGACATCGCAAAAACACTGGCCGTTGACGAACGTGACGAGCGCCCGAAGAGCAATCCAGCCGCTATGATTGTGCTTGGGGACGCGGATATCATCGATGAGACGACGACCCAAAAGATGGCGGAAGCAGCACGATTCCGGAACGTACTCGCTCATACCTATGGTGGTGCCATCAATCACGAGGAAGTATACGAAGCGCTGGGTGATCTCGAACGGTATCGGGACTTTTTGATCGCGGTGCGGACGCACCTGTCGGAGCGCGGTGTACTGGAGTGA
- the mntA gene encoding type VII toxin-antitoxin system MntA family adenylyltransferase antitoxin — MMTTDVDDEGVYETVASVLTDHPVAVGFIFGSRARNEASTGSDIDVAVAFEETEANQRRARLALGVDLALALGTDDIDIVDLRSASPTLVRAVFQNGDRIAGSEQAARELREELRDAGQDRGRQRSPTERFDDALAAIEDHLA, encoded by the coding sequence ATGATGACCACGGACGTCGATGACGAGGGGGTTTATGAGACAGTTGCGTCCGTCCTCACTGACCACCCAGTGGCAGTCGGATTTATCTTCGGTTCACGGGCTCGCAACGAGGCCAGCACGGGAAGCGATATCGATGTGGCAGTGGCCTTCGAGGAAACCGAGGCCAATCAGCGACGTGCGCGACTCGCGCTTGGTGTCGATCTTGCCCTCGCCCTCGGCACCGATGATATCGATATTGTTGACCTCCGATCGGCGTCACCGACGCTGGTTCGTGCAGTATTCCAAAACGGAGATCGCATCGCTGGGTCCGAACAAGCGGCCAGGGAGCTTCGTGAGGAGCTCCGCGACGCTGGCCAGGACCGTGGCCGTCAGCGATCGCCTACTGAACGGTTCGACGATGCCCTCGCGGCGATCGAGGACCATCTGGCATGA